A region of Kribbella sp. NBC_01245 DNA encodes the following proteins:
- a CDS encoding LysR family transcriptional regulator, translating into MRLDLRHLRILCAIADAGSLGKAASALGLSQPAMSTQLRRLEQLLGGELFRRSPAGVEPTAFGAEVLNQALDILSRVDALRHTQNGASRPEGATLRLGATITPVLPGLVARMKASHPEIAVTVRSEYAIGSLLEMLENELLDAALVLDYPGRELHESATIATRAFTVEPAFVALPANHPLAMRVEVRLSELSDEAWFVTPDDGIGWPEVFYDACGRAGFRPDRTYEFQDEKNLQNLIVAGVGVSLCQPTMKPIRGMVIKPLHGSPIRYRQLLAWRRYGPAGSVAASLHRFAAETYRELVMQTPHYQAWSQRQARI; encoded by the coding sequence ATGAGGTTGGACCTCCGCCATCTCCGGATCCTTTGCGCCATCGCCGACGCCGGCAGTCTCGGCAAGGCGGCGTCGGCGCTCGGCCTGTCCCAGCCCGCGATGAGCACCCAGTTGCGTCGGCTCGAGCAACTGCTCGGCGGAGAGCTGTTCAGGCGGAGCCCCGCGGGCGTCGAGCCGACCGCCTTTGGTGCGGAGGTGCTGAACCAGGCGCTCGACATCCTGAGCCGGGTGGACGCCTTGCGGCACACGCAGAACGGAGCGTCGCGTCCGGAAGGTGCGACCTTACGGCTGGGAGCGACGATCACCCCGGTCCTGCCCGGGCTGGTGGCGCGGATGAAGGCATCGCACCCGGAGATCGCCGTGACCGTTCGGAGCGAGTACGCCATCGGGTCGCTGTTGGAGATGCTCGAGAACGAGCTCCTCGACGCCGCCCTCGTGCTCGACTATCCGGGCCGGGAGTTGCACGAATCCGCGACGATCGCCACGCGTGCCTTCACAGTCGAGCCTGCGTTCGTGGCGTTGCCCGCGAACCATCCGCTCGCCATGCGGGTCGAGGTTCGACTGTCCGAACTATCGGACGAGGCCTGGTTCGTTACCCCGGACGACGGCATCGGCTGGCCCGAGGTCTTCTACGACGCGTGCGGCCGTGCCGGATTCCGGCCTGACCGGACCTACGAGTTCCAGGACGAGAAGAACCTGCAGAACCTGATCGTCGCCGGCGTCGGCGTCTCGCTCTGCCAGCCGACGATGAAACCGATCCGGGGCATGGTCATCAAGCCGCTCCATGGTTCACCGATCCGCTATCGGCAGCTCCTCGCCTGGCGTCGATACGGCCCGGCCGGATCCGTCGCCGCTTCGTTGCACCGGTTCGCCGCGGAGACCTACCGGGAGCTCGTCATGCAAACGCCGCACTATCAGGCGTGGAGTCAACGGCAGGCGCGAATCTGA
- a CDS encoding sugar transferase, which yields MALVATWPSITPIVLVAAACAVAVLVLGCLALPRYQRATSTRPAVSLLFAGPAASTLAWFCGASDRTAVTLAAASVTIAAGSALYAAYARHQVGPAAAVLIGSTADITCLLDNLPQSVDPRAICLTDGAADDATGGRTIRGIPVLGDVSATRAARSVGADQVLVLPGRDITPAALRQLSWQLEHADVELAVMSPLSGVAPGRIAPHRAGDLLVLSVQPSRRSQLVSLAKDAIDRTGGALILAIVAVPLLVAAIAIRLDSTGPALFRQRRVGVDGNEFTMFKLRSMTTDAEDRLADLRALNEGAGPLFKLSNDPRVTRIGSFIRKTSLDELPQLFNVVRGEMSLIGPRPALPTEVAQYTPEERRRLQVKPGMTGLWQVSGRSALSWDQSIALDNFYVDNWTLTTDVAIAVRTIKAVTTADGAV from the coding sequence GTGGCCTTGGTCGCGACCTGGCCGTCAATCACCCCGATCGTTCTGGTCGCGGCAGCGTGCGCGGTCGCCGTACTCGTCCTCGGCTGCCTGGCGCTTCCGCGCTATCAACGCGCCACATCGACGCGGCCGGCCGTCAGCCTTCTCTTCGCCGGCCCTGCGGCGTCAACGCTCGCATGGTTCTGCGGCGCTTCGGATAGAACGGCGGTCACCCTCGCTGCTGCCTCGGTGACCATCGCGGCCGGAAGCGCTTTGTACGCCGCGTACGCCCGCCACCAGGTCGGTCCCGCGGCAGCGGTGCTGATCGGCAGCACCGCGGACATCACCTGCCTGCTGGACAACCTCCCCCAGTCGGTCGACCCCCGCGCGATTTGCTTGACCGACGGAGCTGCCGATGACGCCACCGGCGGCCGGACGATCCGCGGGATTCCTGTTCTAGGCGATGTGTCGGCCACCCGGGCCGCTCGGTCAGTAGGCGCCGACCAGGTTCTCGTGCTGCCGGGCCGCGACATCACGCCGGCCGCACTGCGCCAGCTCAGCTGGCAGCTCGAGCATGCCGATGTCGAGCTCGCGGTCATGAGTCCGTTGTCGGGCGTGGCGCCCGGACGCATTGCCCCGCATCGGGCCGGCGACCTGCTTGTCCTGTCGGTTCAGCCGAGCCGCCGTTCCCAACTGGTCAGCCTGGCGAAGGACGCGATAGACCGGACCGGCGGCGCACTCATCCTCGCGATCGTTGCCGTGCCCCTCCTTGTCGCCGCGATCGCGATCCGGCTCGACTCGACCGGACCCGCACTCTTCCGCCAGCGCAGGGTCGGAGTCGACGGCAACGAGTTCACGATGTTCAAGCTGCGCAGCATGACCACCGACGCGGAGGACCGGCTCGCCGACCTGCGAGCTCTCAACGAGGGCGCCGGACCGCTGTTCAAGCTGAGCAACGACCCCCGCGTCACCCGCATCGGGAGCTTCATCCGCAAGACGTCACTGGACGAACTGCCGCAACTGTTCAATGTGGTCCGTGGAGAGATGTCGCTCATCGGCCCGCGGCCCGCGCTACCGACCGAGGTTGCCCAGTACACGCCCGAGGAGAGGCGACGCTTGCAGGTAAAGCCCGGCATGACCGGACTGTGGCAGGTCAGCGGCCGCTCCGCGTTGAGCTGGGACCAGTCCATTGCCCTCGACAACTTCTACGTCGACAACTGGACCCTGACGACCGACGTCGCCATCGCCGTACGCACCATCAAGGCTGTCACCACTGCTGACGGCGCGGTGTAG
- a CDS encoding M9 family metallopeptidase yields the protein MIKPPNVILAAVLAAAVLVPANASAAPTLPAPTPPTPTAPVAVAAALPSRVGVTIRPALRPPTPADPRVVTASAARLPAPQKVAPTQGRLAASCTPGEFGSRTGSALVHFVKASTADCVNTLFNVTGRDAYNVFREAKMVTIAGALRDTNYPGNNSTSVKQLVMFLRAGYYVQYNHPTDVGTYGPALKTAIRSGLDRFFGSAPSRDVSDANGEILGEAVTLIDSSSENARYLYVVRRLLTAFNSQYNELWYMRNAVNNVFTVLFRGHWLDDFKAAVVADPSILDVTYKFTVDNIGLLGTASGFLVANGGGELTRFLDTPALKPKVRPLSKSLLDRSRMTGVTAKLWVRVAELAAHYDNANCSYYKVCDFETALASAVLPIRHTCSSTVTIRAQEISATNLSTTCTSLAGQVSYFHNKVRNSGPVANDNNTSLEVVTFHSSDDYKTYAGVLFDIDTNNGGMYLEGDPAAQGNVPRFIAYEAEWQRPTFAIWNLNHEFTHYLDGRFDMYGDFAAGQVVPAVWWIEGVAEYISYGYRALPYDEALEEAKRHTYSLSTLWQTTYENSNTNRTYRWGYLAARYMLERHPDDVDRMLAKFRVGDYRGGYAIYATGIGTRYDADFNAWLDNISADPTPECTGTDTRVLDRNCRRSNLSATTGNLTHFYIYLPAGVSTLRINAGGGTGNADLYYNPDTWATPTTHTARSTNTTNTESITVTTPTPGYRYISLYATTTFSGTTITTTY from the coding sequence ATGATCAAACCGCCCAATGTGATCCTGGCAGCCGTCCTGGCCGCCGCGGTGTTGGTACCCGCCAACGCCTCAGCCGCGCCAACGCTCCCCGCCCCGACTCCTCCCACCCCCACAGCCCCGGTCGCAGTGGCAGCCGCCCTTCCCTCGAGGGTCGGCGTCACCATCCGCCCGGCACTCCGGCCGCCCACGCCTGCCGACCCACGGGTCGTCACAGCTTCAGCAGCCAGGCTTCCCGCGCCACAGAAGGTAGCGCCCACTCAGGGACGCCTCGCCGCCAGCTGTACGCCGGGCGAGTTCGGATCACGCACGGGCTCTGCCCTGGTCCATTTCGTCAAGGCGTCGACAGCGGACTGCGTCAACACCCTGTTCAACGTGACCGGCAGAGACGCCTACAACGTCTTCCGCGAGGCGAAGATGGTCACTATCGCCGGAGCCCTCCGCGACACCAATTACCCCGGGAACAACAGCACGAGCGTCAAGCAGCTGGTCATGTTCCTGCGCGCCGGCTACTACGTCCAGTACAACCACCCGACCGACGTGGGAACCTACGGCCCGGCCCTGAAGACCGCGATCCGGTCCGGGCTGGACAGGTTCTTCGGCTCTGCTCCCTCCCGGGACGTCTCCGATGCCAACGGGGAGATCCTCGGCGAAGCGGTGACCCTGATCGACAGCTCGAGCGAGAACGCCCGATACCTCTACGTCGTACGCAGACTCCTCACCGCCTTCAACAGCCAGTACAACGAACTCTGGTACATGCGGAACGCAGTCAACAACGTGTTCACCGTGCTGTTCCGCGGACACTGGCTGGACGACTTCAAGGCCGCCGTTGTAGCCGATCCGTCCATTCTCGATGTCACCTACAAGTTCACCGTCGACAACATCGGATTGCTTGGGACGGCCTCTGGTTTCCTCGTCGCCAACGGCGGAGGGGAGCTCACCCGCTTCCTGGACACCCCGGCCCTCAAGCCGAAGGTTCGCCCCCTCTCGAAGTCGCTGCTCGATCGCTCACGAATGACCGGCGTGACCGCCAAACTCTGGGTCAGAGTCGCCGAACTGGCTGCCCACTACGACAACGCCAATTGCTCCTACTACAAGGTCTGCGACTTCGAGACCGCTCTAGCCAGTGCGGTGCTGCCCATTCGCCACACGTGCAGCTCTACAGTGACCATCCGCGCCCAAGAGATCTCGGCCACGAATCTCAGTACGACCTGCACCAGCCTCGCCGGCCAGGTGAGCTACTTCCACAACAAAGTCCGTAACAGCGGACCGGTCGCCAACGACAACAACACCTCGCTGGAGGTCGTCACCTTCCACTCCAGCGACGACTACAAGACCTACGCCGGCGTGCTTTTCGACATCGACACCAACAACGGCGGGATGTACCTCGAGGGCGACCCGGCCGCCCAAGGAAACGTGCCCCGCTTCATCGCGTACGAGGCCGAGTGGCAACGCCCCACCTTCGCCATCTGGAACCTCAACCACGAGTTCACCCACTACCTCGACGGACGATTCGACATGTACGGCGACTTCGCCGCGGGCCAGGTCGTACCGGCCGTCTGGTGGATCGAAGGTGTGGCCGAGTACATCTCCTACGGCTACCGCGCACTGCCGTACGACGAGGCGCTCGAGGAGGCCAAGCGGCACACCTATTCGCTGAGCACGCTCTGGCAGACGACCTACGAGAACAGCAACACCAACCGAACCTACCGCTGGGGATACCTCGCCGCTCGCTACATGCTCGAGCGACACCCTGACGACGTGGACCGAATGCTGGCCAAGTTCCGCGTCGGTGATTACAGAGGCGGTTACGCCATCTATGCCACCGGCATCGGCACCCGCTACGACGCCGACTTCAACGCCTGGCTGGACAACATCTCCGCTGACCCCACCCCGGAGTGCACCGGGACCGACACCCGCGTCCTGGATCGCAACTGCCGGCGCAGCAACCTCTCAGCCACCACCGGCAACCTCACCCACTTCTACATCTACCTGCCCGCCGGAGTCTCGACACTGCGCATCAACGCCGGCGGAGGCACGGGCAACGCCGACCTGTACTACAACCCCGACACCTGGGCCACCCCCACAACCCACACCGCCCGCTCCACCAACACAACCAACACCGAGTCGATCACCGTCACCACCCCGACCCCTGGCTACCGCTACATCAGCCTCTACGCCACCACCACCTTCTCCGGCACCACCATCACCACCACCTACTAG
- a CDS encoding response regulator transcription factor, translated as MSPNTLLVTEPGTGLAVGRTLCEAGHRVHRCHTVMAACDALESEESDLLLVDLSLSELGTAAVLRTLRARTSAAIVLIDSGGYADLSVLLAAGADDFLSKPFSPAQLRARVCVALAERNRRRAEVIGAGGLRLDARRRQVWLDGRLLRLSRLEFDLLFCLAKRVGEVVSRGELAMVVWPESKSNVNHTLDVHLSGLRRKLGDNAARPHYVHTVRGVGFRFAPAVDSTPDSAAFA; from the coding sequence ATGTCGCCGAACACGCTGCTTGTGACGGAGCCGGGCACGGGATTGGCTGTCGGACGGACACTCTGCGAGGCCGGACATCGGGTGCATCGGTGCCACACGGTCATGGCGGCGTGTGATGCGCTGGAATCCGAGGAGAGCGACCTCCTCCTCGTCGACCTCAGCTTGTCCGAGCTGGGCACGGCTGCTGTCCTTCGCACACTGAGAGCCCGTACGTCGGCGGCGATCGTGCTGATCGACTCGGGCGGATACGCCGACCTGAGCGTGCTGCTCGCCGCCGGCGCCGACGACTTCCTCTCCAAGCCCTTCTCGCCGGCCCAGCTGCGAGCCAGGGTTTGCGTGGCTCTTGCCGAAAGGAATCGCCGGCGTGCTGAGGTGATCGGAGCCGGCGGGCTGCGATTGGACGCGCGGCGGCGACAGGTCTGGCTCGACGGACGGCTGCTGCGGCTGTCCCGCCTTGAGTTCGATCTGCTCTTCTGTCTGGCCAAGCGGGTCGGCGAGGTCGTGTCGCGCGGAGAGCTGGCGATGGTGGTGTGGCCGGAGTCCAAGTCGAACGTGAACCATACGCTCGACGTACATCTGAGCGGGCTGCGGCGCAAGCTCGGCGACAACGCTGCCCGGCCGCACTATGTGCACACCGTCCGCGGGGTCGGCTTCAGATTCGCGCCTGCCGTTGACTCCACGCCTGATAGTGCGGCGTTTGCATGA
- a CDS encoding fibrinogen-like YCDxxxxGGGW domain-containing protein has translation MSTRVLTTRRRSVARAVATALAAVTVGSLATWTPTAVSAATVSSDSVPVPDGKSQISAAASCWEIKNLNPQAADGLYWLQTPRLRAPQQFYCDMTTDGGGWVLVGRGRGGWTYTGEGLGSAKALCDVVTGPAAFGVKQLPNATIDGLLNGTRVDALPDGVRVRRAATIDGSAWQEVRFDYQSRDRWTWAFAAGHPVKSYSFDNNVYTNAATTRLLDGASDLRTVWTYESLSNGWIVGFNYGKAVQGSSSADSYLYSANANGSYATPFSQVWIRPMLRTADLTYEQVPDSGSPEREMKALASSRALVGQWGVTGLGAGGTTEWDSEVAAFAQIGNVVYVGGNFTTVQKGAAAAEKATQSYLAAFDATTGEWIPSFRPVLDNQVKALAALPNGQLAVGGEFTTVNGQPHAALVALDPATGQNSTIFGASIENRLSSGSPVVRSLRVHGGWLYLGGYFTHLKGNTQASFSYARHAGRVRAGDGSADWNWNPDLNGSVNAVDVSADGTRVYLAGYFTASRGVALRKGAAFSTAAGAPLVQPMWNPVWSTGTPESVAYQQAVIEAGDKVWLGGSQHSMFAYDTDDFTLQSATVTRGGGDGQAFEANEDVVYGGCHCGDWAYYGTIDYAGTWPGWTPVSWTQGEEIGFVGAWDARTGEYLPEFTPKSTSNISRGAWAIFQAADETLWVGGTFTSAVTTSGSSQWVGGFMRHPMRDHQAPESPSQLTGTVDGSVAHLSWTESPSAGVTYEVIRDGRVVATTTSTSIDVPYSSGSDRFFVRATDAAGNLSASTTVATLRVAVVASGSAWNYHFDNAVAVPDDWAMPIYDNSGWKSGKATLGWGSTAIATNIDVPAGTTRAITSYHRHAFTVDDLAAMKELRLTTWADDGIVVYLNGVEVGRSNMPDGRITATTYAKTAVTTAKAAPYAIDIDPARLVAGRNVVAVEVHSNYRSTPSTSMDLTITRLT, from the coding sequence ATGAGTACACGAGTTTTGACGACACGGCGACGCTCCGTAGCGCGCGCAGTCGCAACCGCCCTTGCCGCTGTAACGGTCGGCAGTCTTGCGACGTGGACGCCGACGGCGGTGTCGGCGGCGACGGTTTCGAGCGATTCTGTGCCGGTACCGGACGGCAAGTCTCAGATCAGTGCCGCGGCGTCGTGCTGGGAGATCAAGAATCTCAACCCGCAGGCAGCCGACGGTCTTTACTGGCTGCAGACGCCACGACTTCGGGCACCCCAGCAGTTCTACTGCGACATGACCACCGATGGCGGCGGCTGGGTTCTGGTCGGGCGTGGCCGCGGCGGCTGGACCTACACCGGCGAGGGCCTGGGTTCGGCCAAGGCGCTGTGCGATGTGGTGACCGGCCCGGCCGCGTTCGGAGTCAAGCAGTTGCCGAACGCAACGATCGACGGCTTGCTGAACGGCACGCGCGTCGACGCGTTGCCCGATGGCGTCCGGGTACGGCGGGCGGCGACCATTGACGGGTCGGCGTGGCAGGAGGTCCGATTCGACTACCAGTCGCGCGATCGGTGGACCTGGGCATTCGCCGCCGGCCACCCCGTGAAGTCGTACTCGTTCGACAACAACGTGTACACCAACGCGGCGACCACGCGATTGCTGGACGGAGCCAGCGACCTCCGGACGGTATGGACCTACGAGAGCCTGTCGAACGGCTGGATCGTCGGCTTCAATTACGGCAAGGCCGTACAAGGCTCGTCCAGCGCCGACTCGTACCTTTACTCGGCGAACGCCAACGGGTCGTACGCGACGCCTTTCTCGCAGGTCTGGATCCGCCCGATGTTGCGGACAGCGGACCTGACGTATGAGCAGGTGCCCGACAGCGGTTCCCCTGAGCGCGAGATGAAGGCATTGGCGTCGTCTCGAGCGCTTGTGGGTCAGTGGGGTGTGACAGGTCTCGGTGCCGGCGGCACGACCGAGTGGGACTCGGAGGTGGCAGCGTTCGCGCAGATCGGCAACGTCGTCTACGTCGGTGGCAACTTCACGACCGTCCAGAAAGGCGCAGCGGCGGCCGAGAAGGCCACGCAGTCCTACTTGGCCGCGTTCGATGCCACCACGGGGGAGTGGATCCCGTCGTTCCGGCCAGTGCTGGACAACCAGGTGAAGGCCTTGGCGGCGCTGCCGAACGGGCAGCTCGCGGTCGGTGGCGAGTTCACCACCGTGAACGGCCAGCCCCATGCGGCTCTCGTCGCGCTCGACCCGGCGACCGGCCAGAACTCGACCATTTTCGGCGCATCGATCGAGAACCGGTTGTCCAGCGGCTCGCCGGTCGTCCGCTCACTGCGGGTCCACGGTGGGTGGTTGTACCTCGGTGGATACTTCACGCACCTGAAGGGCAATACGCAGGCGAGCTTCTCCTACGCCCGGCACGCGGGCCGGGTGCGTGCGGGCGACGGGTCCGCGGACTGGAACTGGAACCCGGATCTGAACGGATCGGTGAACGCAGTCGACGTGTCAGCCGATGGAACGAGGGTGTATTTGGCGGGCTACTTCACGGCGTCGCGGGGTGTGGCCCTGCGTAAGGGAGCTGCCTTTTCGACCGCGGCGGGCGCGCCCCTGGTACAGCCGATGTGGAATCCGGTGTGGAGTACCGGGACGCCCGAGTCGGTTGCCTACCAGCAGGCGGTCATCGAGGCCGGCGACAAGGTATGGCTCGGCGGCAGCCAGCACAGCATGTTCGCGTATGACACCGACGACTTCACGTTGCAGAGTGCCACTGTCACCAGGGGCGGCGGCGATGGCCAGGCGTTCGAGGCCAACGAGGACGTCGTGTACGGCGGTTGCCACTGCGGCGACTGGGCCTACTACGGCACCATCGACTACGCGGGGACGTGGCCCGGCTGGACGCCGGTGTCCTGGACTCAGGGCGAGGAGATCGGGTTCGTCGGCGCCTGGGACGCTCGCACCGGCGAGTACCTCCCCGAGTTCACACCGAAGTCCACGTCGAACATCTCGCGGGGTGCGTGGGCGATCTTCCAGGCCGCCGACGAGACGCTTTGGGTCGGTGGCACCTTCACTTCGGCGGTGACCACCTCTGGTTCCAGCCAGTGGGTCGGCGGGTTCATGCGCCACCCGATGCGAGACCACCAGGCCCCGGAATCACCCAGTCAGCTGACCGGCACGGTTGACGGCAGCGTTGCGCACCTGTCCTGGACGGAGTCGCCGTCGGCCGGTGTCACCTACGAGGTGATCCGCGATGGTCGCGTAGTCGCCACGACCACCAGCACCAGCATCGACGTGCCGTACAGCTCGGGCAGCGACCGGTTCTTCGTCCGGGCGACCGACGCGGCGGGAAACCTGTCGGCCTCGACAACCGTGGCAACACTGCGGGTGGCGGTCGTGGCGAGCGGCTCGGCCTGGAACTACCACTTCGACAACGCGGTGGCGGTGCCGGATGACTGGGCGATGCCGATATACGACAACAGCGGCTGGAAGTCGGGCAAAGCGACACTCGGCTGGGGCAGCACCGCCATCGCCACCAACATCGACGTCCCGGCAGGTACGACGCGCGCTATCACGTCGTACCACCGGCATGCCTTCACAGTGGATGACCTCGCTGCGATGAAGGAACTGCGGCTCACGACCTGGGCCGACGACGGAATTGTCGTTTATCTCAACGGCGTAGAGGTCGGCAGGTCGAACATGCCGGACGGTCGCATCACTGCGACGACCTACGCGAAGACGGCGGTGACAACGGCGAAGGCCGCGCCGTACGCCATCGACATCGATCCCGCTCGCCTGGTTGCCGGACGCAACGTTGTGGCGGTCGAGGTGCACTCGAACTATCGCAGTACGCCGAGCACCTCGATGGACCTGACCATCACCCGGCTGACATGA
- a CDS encoding adenylyltransferase/cytidyltransferase family protein, translating into MTRYPVVYASGVFDMFHIGHLNILRRARRHCDHLVVGVATDDYVRQAKGRAPIVPFDDRREIVASIRGVDETVVDESEDKTIAWSRRHFDAIVKGDDWHGTPKGERLQLAMADLGVAVIYLPYTPHTSSSLLRARLTDSPERPMGLANPRRSGLGPHSGSIAS; encoded by the coding sequence GTGACCCGCTACCCCGTCGTATACGCCAGTGGCGTCTTCGACATGTTCCACATCGGGCACCTGAACATCCTCCGTCGCGCCCGTCGGCACTGCGACCACCTCGTGGTCGGAGTTGCCACCGACGACTACGTGCGCCAAGCAAAAGGCCGCGCACCGATCGTGCCGTTCGACGACCGACGAGAGATCGTCGCCTCGATCCGAGGTGTCGACGAGACCGTGGTGGACGAGTCAGAGGACAAGACCATCGCCTGGTCGCGCCGCCATTTCGACGCCATCGTCAAGGGTGACGACTGGCATGGCACGCCGAAGGGTGAGCGTCTCCAGCTGGCGATGGCAGACCTCGGAGTCGCCGTCATCTACCTCCCCTACACGCCGCACACCTCGAGCAGCTTGCTGCGGGCACGCCTGACCGACTCACCCGAGCGGCCGATGGGGCTCGCCAATCCCCGCAGGTCCGGGCTCGGCCCGCACTCGGGATCAATCGCCAGCTAA
- a CDS encoding heme o synthase, whose product MTAVDPRPAATTSYPATPPSFDLAEELPRPSVRDIVGAYVALTKPRIIELLLVTTVPVMFLAADGVPALGVVAATLLGGILASGSANTINCVLDRDIDEQMRRTRRRPLPRHAVSPRSAMVFGIVLGVLATLELGLLVNWLSSGLALVANLFYVFVYTIWLKRRTVQNIVWGGIAGCFPTLIGWTAVTNSIDWTPFVLFAVVFFWTPPHTWALAMRYREDYASVDVPMLPVVATPIATARQIFAYSVVMVITSLALWPVANTGWLYPLAAAVLAVVFLREAWALLARAHTGADGAALRPMRLFHYSNIYLALLFVAAAVDPLLH is encoded by the coding sequence GTGACGGCCGTCGACCCGCGTCCAGCCGCGACGACGTCGTACCCGGCAACGCCGCCTTCCTTCGACCTGGCAGAAGAGCTGCCGCGTCCGTCGGTCCGCGACATCGTCGGTGCGTACGTCGCCCTGACCAAGCCGCGCATCATCGAGTTGCTCCTGGTCACCACCGTGCCGGTGATGTTCCTGGCCGCCGACGGTGTGCCCGCGCTCGGAGTGGTCGCCGCCACTCTGCTCGGCGGCATCCTCGCCTCCGGCAGCGCGAACACCATCAACTGCGTGCTCGACCGCGACATCGACGAGCAGATGCGCCGCACCCGGCGCCGCCCGTTGCCCCGGCACGCGGTCTCCCCACGTTCCGCGATGGTCTTCGGCATCGTCCTGGGCGTGCTCGCCACGCTCGAGCTCGGCCTGCTGGTCAACTGGCTGTCGTCCGGGCTCGCGCTCGTGGCGAACCTGTTCTACGTCTTCGTCTACACCATCTGGCTCAAGCGCCGGACCGTGCAGAACATCGTCTGGGGCGGGATCGCCGGCTGCTTCCCGACCCTGATCGGCTGGACCGCGGTCACGAACTCCATCGACTGGACGCCGTTCGTCCTGTTCGCGGTCGTCTTCTTCTGGACGCCGCCGCATACCTGGGCACTGGCGATGCGTTATCGGGAGGACTACGCCTCGGTCGACGTACCGATGCTGCCCGTCGTCGCCACCCCGATCGCGACTGCGCGGCAGATCTTCGCGTACAGCGTGGTCATGGTCATCACGTCCCTGGCGCTCTGGCCTGTCGCCAACACTGGCTGGCTGTATCCCCTCGCTGCCGCGGTCCTGGCCGTGGTCTTCCTCCGCGAAGCGTGGGCCCTGTTGGCGCGAGCCCACACCGGAGCCGACGGCGCCGCCCTCCGCCCCATGCGCCTCTTCCACTACAGCAACATCTACCTAGCCCTCCTCTTCGTAGCCGCCGCAGTAGACCCCCTCCTCCACTAG